A stretch of DNA from Candidatus Binatia bacterium:
GGAGGGCCCGGCCGTCCGCATCCGTCTTGGCCGTTGTCGTTATACACACCGTCAACCCGCGAACTTTCTCGACCTTGTCGAGATCGATCTCGGGAAAAATGATCTGTTCGCGCACGCCCAGCGCGTAGTTGCCGCGCCCGTCGAAGGCGCGTTCCGAGACGCCCTTGAAATCGCGCACGCGGGGCAGGGCGACGTTCACGAGGCGATCGAAGAACTCGTACATACGGGCGCCGCGCAGGGTGACCATGCAACCGATGGGCATACCGGCGCGCAGCTTGAAGTTAGCGATCGCCTTGCGCGCTTTCGTCACCACCGGCTTCTGCCCGGTTATGGCGGCAAGCTCGGAGGTCGCCGCGTCCATGGCCTTGGCGTTCTGAATCGCCTCGCCGAGGCCGATGTTGATGACGATCTTTTCCAGCCGTGGCACCTGGAAGCGGTTGGCGTACCCGCGTTCCTTTATCAGCCGCGGCAGGATCTCGCTCTCGTAGCGTTCACGCAAACGGGTTGCCATCAGTCTCACCGATCGAGCTGTTCGTTGCATGCCCGACAGACTCGCACGCTGCGGCCGTCTTCGAGGCGGCGCTTGCCCATGCGCACGGGGGCATTGCACTTGTCGCACATAATCATGAGGTTGGAGCGATGAATGGGCGCCTCTTTCTCCACGATTCCCGCTGCCGTCTGCGGCCCACGGGCCTTGGAGTGGCGCTTCACCATGTTCAAGCGCTCGACGGTCACCCGCTCGCGCTCGGGAAAGACGCGGAGCACCTTACCGGTCTTGCCGCGGTCTCGTCCGGCGATGACCATCACCGTGTCGTTTTTGCGGATCGTTGCGCGCATCGTACCGATCTCCGTGCAGCCTCAGATCACCTCGGGCGCCAGCGAGAGAATCTTCATGAACCGCTTGGCCCGCAGCTCGCGCGCCACCGGTCCGAAGATACGGGTACCGACGGGTTCACGCTGGTTGTCGATCAGGACGGCGGAGTTGGAATCGAACTTGATGTACGACCCGTCCGGCCGGCCCACTTCCTTGGTGGTCCGGACAATCACCGCCTTCATGACGTCGCCCTTCTTGACTTTCGCGTTTGGGATCGCCTCCTTGACCGACACGACGATGATATCGCCGAGCGAGGCGTACCTGCGCCGTGAGCCGCCGAGCACCTTGATGCACAGCACCTTGCGCGCTCCCGAGTTGTCCGCCACGTCGAGGATCGTTTCCGACTGCACCATTTCCGTCTCCGCCGGCCGCGCCGCGCCTTCCCGTCACTCCGCCTTGACGAGGACGGTACGCACCGTCCATCGCTTGTCCCGGCTGAGGGGACGAGTTTCCGCGATCAAGACCCGGTCGCCCACGCCGCAGCGGTTCTGCTCGTCGTGCGCTTTCACCTTGTCGCGTCGCTTGAGGTATTTCTTGTACTTAGGGTGCTGGACGAGGCGCTCGACCGCGACGACGACGGTTTTGTCCATCTTGTCGCTGAGGACGACCCCTTCCCTGGTTTTCGCTTTGCCACGCATCTTATGCCATCCGTCACGCGCCGGCCGGCTGCCGTCGCTGTCGTTGTATCGTGCGCACCCGCGCGATATCTCGTCTGGTCTGTTCCAGTCGGGCCGGGCTTTCGAGTTGATTGGTGCGGTGGCGGAGCCGCAAGAGAAACAGCGACTCGCGCAGTTCGCGCTCCTTAACTTCGAGCTCGGCGTCGCTCAGATCACGCAACTCACGCGGCCGCATGACCACCTCCGCCACTGGCATGTCGTTCCCGGTACTGCGTTGGAATCGAGAGCTTGTGCGCCGCGAGACGGAAGGCCTCGCGGGCAACTTCCGGGGACACGCCTTCCATCTCGAAGAGCATGCGTCCCGGCTTGACGACGACCACCCAGATCTCCGGCGACCCCTTCCCCTTGCCCATGCGCGTTTCCGCAGGCTTCTTGGTGAGCGGCTTATCGGGGAAGACGCGGATCCAGACGCGACCGCCGCGTTTGATATGCCTGGTCAGGGCGACGCGTGCCGCTTCCAGCTCGCGTGCCGTGACCCAGCCACGCTCGGTGGCCTGCAGGCCGAAGTCGCCAAAGGCGAGCGCAGAGCCTCGCCAGGCGAGGCCCGGCCGGCGCCCCTTCTGCTGCTTGCGGTACTTGACCTTTTTCGGTGCCAGCATGATGTCAACGTCCCCGGCGCATTACGCCCCGGCTGCGGCCTTCTGCTTGTCCTCGTCTCGGGTCAGCACCTCGCCGCGGAAGATCCACGCCTTGATACCGATGACCCCGTACGTCGTCTTCGCCTGCGCGAACCCGTAACTGATGTCGGCGCGCAGCGTGTGCAACGGCACGCGCCCCTCGCGGTACCACTCGGTCCGGGCGATCTCGGCGCCGCCGAGCCGGCCGGCGCACTGCACCTTGACCCCGAGGGCGCCCATGCGCATGGCGCGGCCCACGGCTTCCTTCATGGCGCGCCGGAAGGCAACGCGGCGTTCGAGCTGCAGCGCCACGTTCTCAGCGACGAGCTGCGCGTCGACATCCGGCCTGCGGACCTCGTGGATATTGATGAACGATTCGCGTTTGGTGATTTTGGCGATTTCGCTTTTGAGCTTATCGATTTCGGCGCCTTTCTTTCCGATCACGATGCCCGGGCGAGCGGTGTAGATGTTGATTTTCGCTTTGTTCGCCGCCCGTTCGATCTCCACCTTGGAGATGCCCGCGTGGTAGAGACGATCCTTGAGGAACTTCCGCAGCCGCAGGTCCTCGTGGAGCAGGTCGGCGTAGTCGCGCCGGCCGAACCACTTGGAATCCCAGGCCTCGATAACCCCGAGGCGAAATCCTTTTGGGTGGACCTTCTGACCCATAGCTCCCTCTAGGCGCCGCGCGTCCGCTCGCCGACGACGATCGTTATGTGGCTGGTGCGCTTGCGCAGCGGTGTCGCGCGTCCATGGGCGCGCGGCAGGAAGCGCTTCAGCGTTGCGCCGCCGTCGACCGTCGCCGACCGGACGTAAAGCGCGTCGACGTCCACCCGCTGTGCCTGTTCGGCATTGGCAACCACCGACTTAAGCGTCTTGGTTACCATTCGGGCGGCCTTCTTCGGCACGAAATCCAGTATCATCAGAGCTTCGCCCACGCTCTTGCCACGGATGAGGTCCACGACCAGGCGGGCCTTGCGGGGCGCAATGCGCAGGTGTCGGCTTACGGCTCGTGCTTCCATCCGGCCCTCACTTCCCGCCCGCACTCACTTCTTAACCTCGGCCTTACGGTCGCCCGAGTGGCCGTGGAAGGTGCGGGTTG
This window harbors:
- the rplP gene encoding 50S ribosomal protein L16, with translation MLAPKKVKYRKQQKGRRPGLAWRGSALAFGDFGLQATERGWVTARELEAARVALTRHIKRGGRVWIRVFPDKPLTKKPAETRMGKGKGSPEIWVVVVKPGRMLFEMEGVSPEVAREAFRLAAHKLSIPTQYRERHASGGGGHAAA
- the rpmC gene encoding 50S ribosomal protein L29, whose protein sequence is MRPRELRDLSDAELEVKERELRESLFLLRLRHRTNQLESPARLEQTRRDIARVRTIQRQRRQPAGA
- the rpsQ gene encoding 30S ribosomal protein S17, yielding MRGKAKTREGVVLSDKMDKTVVVAVERLVQHPKYKKYLKRRDKVKAHDEQNRCGVGDRVLIAETRPLSRDKRWTVRTVLVKAE
- the rplX gene encoding 50S ribosomal protein L24, whose translation is MRATIRKNDTVMVIAGRDRGKTGKVLRVFPERERVTVERLNMVKRHSKARGPQTAAGIVEKEAPIHRSNLMIMCDKCNAPVRMGKRRLEDGRSVRVCRACNEQLDR
- the rplV gene encoding 50S ribosomal protein L22; protein product: MEARAVSRHLRIAPRKARLVVDLIRGKSVGEALMILDFVPKKAARMVTKTLKSVVANAEQAQRVDVDALYVRSATVDGGATLKRFLPRAHGRATPLRKRTSHITIVVGERTRGA
- the rpsC gene encoding 30S ribosomal protein S3, which produces MGQKVHPKGFRLGVIEAWDSKWFGRRDYADLLHEDLRLRKFLKDRLYHAGISKVEIERAANKAKINIYTARPGIVIGKKGAEIDKLKSEIAKITKRESFINIHEVRRPDVDAQLVAENVALQLERRVAFRRAMKEAVGRAMRMGALGVKVQCAGRLGGAEIARTEWYREGRVPLHTLRADISYGFAQAKTTYGVIGIKAWIFRGEVLTRDEDKQKAAAGA
- the rplN gene encoding 50S ribosomal protein L14; protein product: MVQSETILDVADNSGARKVLCIKVLGGSRRRYASLGDIIVVSVKEAIPNAKVKKGDVMKAVIVRTTKEVGRPDGSYIKFDSNSAVLIDNQREPVGTRIFGPVARELRAKRFMKILSLAPEVI
- the rplE gene encoding 50S ribosomal protein L5, whose protein sequence is MATRLRERYESEILPRLIKERGYANRFQVPRLEKIVINIGLGEAIQNAKAMDAATSELAAITGQKPVVTKARKAIANFKLRAGMPIGCMVTLRGARMYEFFDRLVNVALPRVRDFKGVSERAFDGRGNYALGVREQIIFPEIDLDKVEKVRGLTVCITTTAKTDADGRALLQALGMPFRS